The following is a genomic window from Borrelia coriaceae.
GCAACTTTCTCAAGATGTTCAATTTCATTAATACCTAAAATCCTTCCTTTTCTATATTTTAGATAACTTTTAAGAACTTGATAACTTCCAATAGTGTATTCATAGACTTCAATAGGAATATTAATCAATTTAGAAGTGTCATTATAATAAAGTTCATTTACTTCTTCTTTATAAAGAATGTTTGCTATCACTTTGTTTGGATTTTGATTCAAATCTATAATATGAACTCCAATATTACTATTGAGTTTTGAAGTATACTTTAATAAATGAGCATCAATAAGACGCTTACCTAGATCACTAAGTTTTAAAAAAATTTCTATATTATCTACAAAGATGATTTGAGGAAAATCTATTTTAAGAAATTCAACAAATCGAGTTCTATAAGTACTTGAGTACAACACTGCATAAATGTAGCTAAGTATTTCTTCAGGAGTAAATTTTTTACCGTATTTAGTATTAATAAATGCTCTAAAAGTAGTCTTGAAATTTTCTTTTACTATATCTTTAAATACTCCTTGATCTTCTTTTACATAAAGAGGAAAAACATAGCTAGATTCTTTAGTTCGATTTGAAACTATACACATATCTGAAATTTTAAAAGTAATTAAAGCATGACAAAAATTATTTGATGATAAAAGTCTTGTTGTAATAAGTCCTATATTATTCTCAATTTCTAAAAGATGCCTCATTAGTTTGTATCTAGGCTCTATTACAACCCCTGGGTTTTTAGAATAATAAGTAAATCTACTGTCAAATGGTCTGTATGATATTTCTTTAATATAACTTGGGTTGATATTAGTAGTTTTTAAAAACTCCTGAACTTCTGTTAACTTCCAAAACATAGAATCTTTTTTTATATCGTATTTAATACGAGCATCTTGTTCTGATAAATATGCAAAATTATTAAGCTTCTTAAGTAGTTCTTTTTCTGTGTAGTCAATAGCTATTCTGTCTTTTTTAGTTTTTATTCCAGAATTTTTTTCTATAAAAATATCTATTAAAGAAATTCCTTTACTATAAATATCTGCATTTGAAGAGTCTTTTTTAATAAAAAAATAATTAGGTGGACAGTATTCTAATTTTTCAAAATCAATACTAAAAATATTGTTTCTATCTAAGAAATTATACTTTTCTTCTCTTTTACCTCTTATACTTTTATAATATATATGAGCCAATTGATTCTTTTTTAACTCATCCTTATATTTAGCAAATATGGCAATTGCAACTCCGGTTTGAATATCAAATATATTTTCATCTATTTTATTATCATCGGTTTTTTCTTTTTTACGTAAATTACCATGTAAATTTAGTATATAAATTTCATCAAATGTACTTAAGAGATGATATCTCATACCTCTGAATGTTATGTTATCTAAATATCCATTGTTAGTAATAATTCCAATTAATCCTTCTTCTGGTTTTTCAAATTTATGTTCTGCAAACCTAATAAATTTAACATAATCATCGTTAAGTGGTTTATGGTTTTTTTCATTTAAAGGCATATTTTTTATTTGTTTATATTCCTTAACTAGATTCAATATATATTCATTATTATTTTTTGATTCTGAACTATAAGGAGGATTTCCAAGTATTACAAGTATTGGCTTACGTTTAACTTCATTTGTAAGTTCATTTTCTTCACTAATTGCAGGAAATAATCCTGTAAAACTCTTTTGATCTGGAATGGTTGTTATATCAAGAGTATTAGTTAGAAATACTTGTAGTTTATTGTCTTTATTATTAAAATCAACGTTAAAAACTTCTTTCAAATACTGACTTAGTTTAAGATGAGTCACTGCATATGGAGTCATTAAGTATTCAAATCCATAAATATTCTTTAGAATATGAGTATTAATATAATATTCTTGTTTACCAGATTCTTTTTTAATTTCTTTTAATATTTCTTTTATAACTTCAAGTAAAAATGTACCAGTTCCTGTTGCAAAATCTAGTACAGTAACTTTATCTCTATTTGCAAGACCTCTTTCGAAATTAAATTTAGTTTTTAGAGTTTCATGTAAACTTCGTGTAATAAAACTTACAACTGAATAAGAAGTGTAGTAAACTCCCTTAGCTTTCCTTAAATCATCATCGTATTTAGAAAGAAAATCTTCATAAAAATAAAGGTATGGATCTTTTGAATTTAAACAAGAACTAGTAAATGAAAATTCTTCAAAGATAAGTTCTGAGTCAATATTATTTACTACATTAATAATTTCTTCTAAAATCCATTTTAAACTATTGTATTCATTATTTGTCTCAATATCATCAATTAATTTTAATATATCTCTTATAAGGGAAAAATTACTTGGTATAAACTTCTTAATATTATAAAAATCTATTTTTTCACTATTTTTATTATTAAGTCTGGCAATGAATAGTCCATAGGTAATAGTTTGAGAAATTGAATCTGAAAACTCATTTATAGTAAAATTACTACTATAAATATTTTCTTTAAGTACATTATAAGTTGCAACTAAGGTATTTATCTTGTTAAAAGACATACTTAACTCTAAATTTTTTTCTATTAATTCTTTTAAAGCCTTTGTCCTATATGAAAGAAAACTGGCAAGATCTTCTATGTTTTTAATTCTCTGAGGTATAGATTCAAAAAATCTATTTAAAGTATTTATAACTTTATTTACTTTGGTACTGTCAAGCTTAAGATATGGTTTTTCCAGTTCTTCTTTAGTTATTAAAATTTCTCTTTCTATAACCTCTTTATTTCGTATTAAAACAAACTCAATATAGTTTGTAAGTATTATATTAGAAGACAACTCTTTATATTTCTCAATTTGAGGACTTTTTAGTGTATCATCTAAATTTTTTTCAATTTTTTTAACTTCAATATACCCTATTATGCTTTCATTCGTTTTAACTATATAGTCAGGAGAGCCAAAACCTTCTTTGCTACGCCTTGGTTCATGTTGAATAGTAATACTCGGATTATTAATAAAATTCTTAAGTAAATATTGCAAATAACTCCTATCAGTATGTTCTGTTTTATCAACTATTGAGGTTTTCTCTAGACTGGCTATATATTCTTCAAACAAAGATTCTTTATTATTCATACTGTTTTTGTTAAAAAACTACATTTAAAATGTATCGTAATGATGAGAACTTCTAAATTATATGAAAAGAATAAATATTTATTCATTATCCATACTCCTTTTTAAATTAAAAGCAAATTATAGATATTTTAAACACAATATTTATGGTTTTTATTAGCTAAATTTTTACTAGCTTTTTGCTATCAAGATCAATTAAAAGGGTAAAAAAATATATTTTGATATTTTTTCTATAGTCTTTGCTATTTCTACTTAAGTACAATATATATTACGTAATATAAGATTTTCTATTTATCGACTTTATTTTTTTCGCTTAATTAACTACCACTTATTGATTTATTGTATATGAATTCTATTTACTTGTCTAGTTTAAAGACTATTTCTTATAATAAAGAACTACAATCTTCTCGCTTTAGGTATTAAGTTTAATAGTTTTTTTTACTGTTTTAAGTCCTTCATCTATTGTCTTTCTTATCACTATAATTAATGTATTTAATGCATTAGTTACTGCACTAGTAGCCACATCTTTTAACCAATTTTATTATAGAAAATATAAAAAATAAAAAAAAGACCACTATCTATAAAAATTTCATAAATTAATTTATTAGTAAAATATAAACTATTATTTCAGTGTATCATCAACATTAAGTATAAGTCTTTGCTTCTCTTTTATAACTAAACCTCTACTCATTAAATCTGATAAATACTTCCTTATTCTATAATCAGATATATTTGTCTCTTTATTAATTTTAACTAGAGACTTTATTGTACGCTTATCATCTTCTAAATTAGACGCAATAAATTCAAGTGACTCATCAATCATTTTAAATGGTTTTTTATATTTTTCTGAATTTGAAATTTGACGATTTTTAATCTTGCCCGTAACACAAACCCCTCTTCTTGTAGGTAATGTGACTAAGTGTAACAACTTTTGTTCATAAAACTTATGATACGCATTTTGTATTATGCAAAATACCATTGCTAAAAATATATCTAGACAAACAGACAATAATAATAATAAATAAACAAAAACTATATTAAGATAATCATCTCTAGCAATAACAACAGATGTTCCATTTAAAACATTAGCTGCCTTAAACTTATTATTATTTACAGCCGCCCTTTCAATTAAACTGCTAAGCTTAAACCTCAAATCCTGCAAAGACTCTAAATACTCATTCCTTTGATTAAACAAATCCTTATTCTCCCTACTTGCATTCTCAATCTCTCTCATGTAATCTTGCTTCATAGTTCTATACCTATAATCCAAGCTTAAATGCTTATTTTTAGCAAACTCTATACGATCATTGTTATTCTTAATCTTAATATCAATACTAGCTATTTCACCTTCAATTATCTTCTCTTTATCAAAGAGTAGCTTACGTATACCTTCCTCTTTTGCTATCTGACTCTTTTGAGTACTCAAAACAGTGTCCTTAATAGTATCTTCAAACATCAGGCTAAAGAAACTCTCAAAGCTCATCCATGAACTTACAGATTGCGTTATAAGTCCTATCACTAATAATACAAATATTGCTATTTTCTCTAAGTATGCAAATACTAAGGATTTAACACTACCTTCAGTAACACGCTTCCTTAATAAATAAAGAAAATACAATAATATTGAAGATGGTACTACTATAACGACTATCGTAAAAGGCAATGTGAAATAAAGATTAGAATTACTACCAACAGTATAACTTGCAATCCCTCTATGAGAATGTAACACATTAAAGAAAAATAAAAATAAAGCAAATAATATTAACCAAATATTACGAATCAAAAATTCAAAGTTACGTTTACAAAAATCTATAATATTAAATTCAGAATAAATATCTTTTACACCATCTTTACCCATCATGTATAATGAAACCTCTCTACCATAATTATATTACTATACAACTAACAAATTTTATATACCCTTACTGAATCGTTACGAATTGAACTTACGGTGATATGAATTTACGATGATATGAACTTACGGTGATATGAATTTACGGTGAAGCAACGAATATGATAACAATAGTTAAGGATGAAACTAACTGAACTTTAAATCTTAATCTACTTTCTATTAAAATTAATTAAGAACTGAACTGTCCTAAATTACTCTAAGCACACTTAATACTCTTGCCTAAATAATAAAAATTATTTAACATTCCTATCAAAAAGGGGTAAACTTTCCTTCAAAAATACAAGCACTAACAATCACCTTTCTTAAATTTTTCAACCTTTAAATCCATTTAAGTCTGTTTTCAACTTCAACATACAATTTTTAAATAATTCTTTTTATACATTCACCTAGAAAACATCTCAAAGAGAGACTCTAAAAACATAAATAAATAATTTTAATTTTTTGTTAGACACTTAAAATATAAAATACTTTTAGACTTAAATATTAATTTCAATAATCAATAATTCTAATAATTTCATAAAAGATTTCAATTAAGTAATGTGAACTATGTTGTTAAATTTGAGTTTATTGATTTATAACCATTCTAATTTCTCTATTCCATACATTTATCCATAAAATCGTATCTGAGGTGTTTTGGAAGATAAGAAAGTGGTACATAAAAAAAATCACCTCGACTTTGAATCTAGTCAAGAGTGAATTTTTTATATATAATAAAATATATAAATTTCCAAAGCTTCACAAACGATGTGAAAATCCAAACTTTGGATACAAAAGTATAGTATAACGTATGAATAGTTTAACAAAAAAGACAACAAATTTCAATTCAAATGATACCAAAGAGCAAATAAAGTCAATACTAAAATCACTTGTAGCATTAAATAAAGATAAAACATCTTCTGCTACTAAATTTATTCGAGTATCGCAAGTTAGATATCAAATAAACAGAATGTTAAGACGCAAGCTGAGATTGTATAAAATCTACTGGATAATAGATATAAAGAACGCAAAATACAGGAAGTCGTGTGGAGTAGAAGACTACTCAGCACGTGATATATACAATGTAGTAATCAAGCTGCTGAAAAATGATGGACAAAAGACAGTATGTAAACGAACGATTGAAAGAGATATAAAGTTATTAAATGAAATGGGACTTTTAGAATCTAAAAT
Proteins encoded in this region:
- a CDS encoding type ISP restriction/modification enzyme translates to MNNKESLFEEYIASLEKTSIVDKTEHTDRSYLQYLLKNFINNPSITIQHEPRRSKEGFGSPDYIVKTNESIIGYIEVKKIEKNLDDTLKSPQIEKYKELSSNIILTNYIEFVLIRNKEVIEREILITKEELEKPYLKLDSTKVNKVINTLNRFFESIPQRIKNIEDLASFLSYRTKALKELIEKNLELSMSFNKINTLVATYNVLKENIYSSNFTINEFSDSISQTITYGLFIARLNNKNSEKIDFYNIKKFIPSNFSLIRDILKLIDDIETNNEYNSLKWILEEIINVVNNIDSELIFEEFSFTSSCLNSKDPYLYFYEDFLSKYDDDLRKAKGVYYTSYSVVSFITRSLHETLKTKFNFERGLANRDKVTVLDFATGTGTFLLEVIKEILKEIKKESGKQEYYINTHILKNIYGFEYLMTPYAVTHLKLSQYLKEVFNVDFNNKDNKLQVFLTNTLDITTIPDQKSFTGLFPAISEENELTNEVKRKPILVILGNPPYSSESKNNNEYILNLVKEYKQIKNMPLNEKNHKPLNDDYVKFIRFAEHKFEKPEEGLIGIITNNGYLDNITFRGMRYHLLSTFDEIYILNLHGNLRKKEKTDDNKIDENIFDIQTGVAIAIFAKYKDELKKNQLAHIYYKSIRGKREEKYNFLDRNNIFSIDFEKLEYCPPNYFFIKKDSSNADIYSKGISLIDIFIEKNSGIKTKKDRIAIDYTEKELLKKLNNFAYLSEQDARIKYDIKKDSMFWKLTEVQEFLKTTNINPSYIKEISYRPFDSRFTYYSKNPGVVIEPRYKLMRHLLEIENNIGLITTRLLSSNNFCHALITFKISDMCIVSNRTKESSYVFPLYVKEDQGVFKDIVKENFKTTFRAFINTKYGKKFTPEEILSYIYAVLYSSTYRTRFVEFLKIDFPQIIFVDNIEIFLKLSDLGKRLIDAHLLKYTSKLNSNIGVHIIDLNQNPNKVIANILYKEEVNELYYNDTSKLINIPIEVYEYTIGSYQVLKSYLKYRKGRILGINEIEHLEKVAKVIHFTINIQREIDSIVLSLKEFN